A genomic region of Glycine max cultivar Williams 82 chromosome 15, Glycine_max_v4.0, whole genome shotgun sequence contains the following coding sequences:
- the LOC100819368 gene encoding transmembrane 9 superfamily member 11, which yields MESCAQFGLWVVLILCLAFQIQPNYGFYLPGSYPHNYDVTDELWVKVNSLTSIDTEMPFSYYSLPFCKPEGGIKDSAENLGELLMGDRIENSPYRFRMYTNESEIYLCQIQALSGDQFKILKERIDEMYQVNLILDNLPAIRFTQKDGYFMRWTGYPVGIKIEDAYYVFNHLKFNVLVHKYEETNVARVMGTGEGAEVIPVGKEGSSEKPGYMVVGFEVIPCSIMHNADSAKNLKMYDKYPSSIRCDPATVAMPIKEGQPVVFTYEITFEESDIKWPSRWDAYLKMEGAKVHWFSILNSLMVITFLAGIVLVIFLRTVRRDLTRYEELDKEAQAQMNEELSGWKLVVGDVFRTPTNPALLCVMVGDGVQILGMSVVTILFAALGFMSPASRGTLITGMLFFYMILGIAAGYVSVRMWRTISFGEQKGWVSIAWKAACFFPGISFLILTTLNFLLWGSHSTGAIPFSLFVILILLWFCISVPLTIVGGYFGAKAPHIEYPVRTNQIPREIPQQKYPSWLLVLGAGTLPFGTLFIELFFIMSSIWMGRVYYVFGFLFVVLILLVVVCAEVSLVLTYMHLCVEDWKWWWKSFFASGSVAIYIFLYSVNYLVFDLKSLSGPVSATLYLGYSLFMVLAIMLSTGTIGFLSSFWFVHYLFSSVKLD from the coding sequence ATGGAATCTTGTGCGCAATTCGGGTTGTGGGTGGTCTTGATCTTGTGCTTGGCGTTTCAAATTCAACCCAATTATGGGTTCTACCTTCCGGGCAGTTACCCCCACAACTATGATGTCACGGATGAGTTGTGGGTGAAGGTGAATTCCCTCACTTCCATTGACACAGAAATGCCCTTTAGCTATTACAGCCTGCCCTTTTGCAAGCCCGAGGGTGGCATCAAGGACAGTGCCGAGAACCTTGGGGAGCTTCTCATGGGAGATAGGATAGAGAACTCTCCTTATAGGTTTAGGATGTACACCAATGAGTCTGAGATTTACTTGTGCCAGATCCAGGCGCTGTCCGGGGACCAGTTCAAGATCTTGAAGGAGAGGATTGATGAGATGTATCAGGTTAATTTGATTCTTGATAATTTGCCTGCTATTAGGTTCACACAGAAAGATGGGTACTTTATGAGATGGACTGGGTACCCTGTTGGTATTAAGATTGAGGATGCTTATTATGTGTTTAACCATCTCAAGTTCAATGTTCTTGTCCACAAGTACGAGGAGACCAATGTGGCTCGCGTAATGGGGACTGGAGAGGGTGCAGAAGTGATCCCGGTTGGCAAGGAGGGGTCTTCTGAGAAGCCTGGATACATGGTTGTTGGGTTTGAGGTGATTCCTTGTAGTATTATGCATAATGCTGATTCTGCAAAAAACTTGAAGATGTATGACAAGTACCCGTCATCTATCCGATGTGATCCGGCCACTGTGGCAATGCCTATCAAGGAGGGCCAGCCTGTTGTTTTCACTTATGAGATCACCTTTGAGGAGAGTGACATCAAGTGGCCGTCTAGATGGGATGCTTACTTAAAGATGGAGGGAGCTAAAGTGCATTGGTTCTCTATCCTTAATTCGCTCATGGTGATCACTTTTCTTGCTGGTATTGTTCTTGTGATCTTCCTGAGGACAGTTAGAAGGGATCTGACCCGTTATGAGGAGCTCGATAAGGAGGCTCAAGCACAGATGAATGAAGAGTTATCTGGTTGGAAGCTTGTAGTGGGAGATGTTTTCCGCACTCCGACAAATCCTGCTTTGTTGTGTGTGATGGTTGGGGATGGAGTTCAGATTCTTGGGATGTCTGTTGTGACGATATTGTTTGCTGCACTTGGATTCATGTCACCGGCATCTCGGGGAACACTGATCACAGGTATGCTGTTTTTCTATATGATACTTGGTATTGCTGCTGGTTATGTCTCAGTTCGGATGTGGAGGACAATCAGCTTTGGCGAACAGAAGGGCTGGGTGTCAATTGCATGGAAAGCTGCGTGTTTCTTCCCAGGCATTTCCTTTTTGATCCTCACAACCTTGAACTTCCTATTGTGGGGAAGCCACAGCACTGGAGCCATTCCATTTTCACTCTTTGTAATACTAATCTTGCTTTGGTTCTGCATATCTGTACCCCTTACCATTGTTGGTGGCTACTTTGGAGCCAAGGCACCCCACATTGAGTATCCAGTCCGAACCAACCAAATTCCTCGCGAAATTCCCCAGCAGAAGTACCCATCATGGCTGTTAGTTCTTGGTGCTGGCACCCTTCCATTTGGCACCTTGTTCATTGAGCTCTTCTTTATCATGTCCAGCATTTGGATGGGTCGCGTTTACTACGTCTTTGGGTTTCTCTTCGTTGTTTTGATCCTTCTTGTGGTGGTTTGTGCCGAGGTATCTCTAGTTCTGACTTACATGCACCTGTGTGTGGAGGATTGGAAATGGTGGTGGAAATCGTTCTTTGCCTCCGGTTCTGTCGCCATATACATCTTTTTGTACTCTGTTAACTATCTTGTGTTTGACCTCAAGAGTTTGAGCGGTCCTGTGTCTGCAACTCTTTACTTAGGCTACTCACTCTTCATGGTTCTAGCAATCATGCTTTCTACAGGTACAATTGGGTTCCTCTCTTCATTCTGGTTCGTGCATTACTTGTTCTCTTCTGTCAAGTTGGATTGA
- the LOC100818830 gene encoding adenylate kinase 5, chloroplastic isoform X1: MQQKMLNSTPTCFHRTTTLTPSPSLLSTPLPSCSSSSTHHHSYLHPRHSSFHTQPLRLSNLRYHTHLPSTPKTLKVNCSTSEPLKVMISGAPASGKGTQCELIVQKFGLVHISTGDLLRAEVAAGTEIGNKAKEFMNTGQLVPDEIVTAMVAARLAREDVRHKGWLLDGYPRSFGQAQSLEKMQIRPDVYIVLDVPDEILIDRCVGRRLDPVTGKIYHLKFFPPDTEEIKARLITRPDDTEEKVKSRLNIYKQNAEAASSSYSSITHKIDGSHSKEAVFKEIESLLSQLQQDKVKIIESGEKPIPDTKKGRTSLSQDKWRGIPTRLNNIPHSREIRKYFYDDVLQATQRAISDGKTRVKVDINIPELNPEMDVYRIGTLMELVRALALSFADDGKRVKVCVQGSMGEGALAGMPLQLAGTRKILEFMDWGDYGAKGTFINIGSIGAAEVEEQDDMFILVAPQNAVGNCIIDDLRAMTNAAEHRPVILINARLKDLPGSSGIMQTIGRDQRLKYAASFESCYFFRLLYYAGTQYPIMGAIRMTYPYQYDLYKRVDESPGKEKYVILSTFPERPTTDEINDAFQGKPSKDPRKTSGIWGFLSGIL; this comes from the exons ATGCAACAAAAAATGTTGAACTCCACACCCACCTGCTTCCACCGCACCACCACTCTCACTCCCTCTCCTTCTCTTCTATCCACTCCTCTtccttcttgttcttcttcttccacccATCATCATTCATATCTACACCCCCGCCACTCCTCCTTCCACACTCAACCTCTTCGCTTAAGCAACCTCCGCTACCACACCCATTTGCCATCAACCCCCAAg ACACTCAAAGTGAACTGTTCCACCAGCGAGCCTCTGAAGGTCATGATATCAGGTGCACCTGCATCGGGCAAAGGCACGCAATGTGAATTGATTGTCCAAAAG TTTGGATTGGTGCATATATCAACAGGGGATTTGCTAAGAGCAGAGGTAGCGGCTGGGACTGAAATTGGAAATAAAGCAAAGGAGTTCATGAACACGGGTCAATTGGTTCCTGATGAAATTGTGACAGCG ATGGTGGCAGCACGATTGGCTCGTGAAGATGTTAGGCATAAAGGGTGGCTTCTTGATGGGTACCCTCGGAGTTTTGGCCAAGCCCAGAGTCTGGAGAAAATGCAGATACGGCCTGATGTGTATATCGTATTAGAT GTTCCTGATGAAATTCTGATCGACAGATGTGTTGGTAGAAGGCTAGACCCAGTGACAGGGAAGATATATCATCTAAAGTTTTTTCCACCGGATACAGAAGAAATTAAAGCAAGGCTGATAACTCGGCCTGATGACACTGAGGAGAAG GTCAAATCTCGCCTAAACATATACAAGCAAAATGCAGAAGCAGCATCTTCCTCTTACTCCAGCATAACACATAAG ATTGATGGAAGTCATTCAAAAGAAGCAGTTTTCAAAGAAATTGAATCTTTATTATCTCAATTGCAACAGGATAAAGTGAAAATAATTGAATCAGGAG AAAAACCAATTCCTGATACAAAGAAAGGACGGACATCTTTGAGCCAG GATAAGTGGAGAGGGATTCCTACTAGACTAAATAACATTCCACATTCTCGAGAAATCAGGAAATATTTCTATGATGATGTGCTACAAGCTACACAGAGGGCTATTAGTGATGGAAAAACTAGGGTGAAG GTTGACATCAACATTCCTGAACTGAACCCGGAAATG GATGTTTATCGAATAGGTACCTTGATGGAACTTGTTCGAGCTCTTGCCCTTTCTTTTGCTGATGATGGAAAACGGGTTAAG GTTTGTGTACAAGGGTCAATGGGAGAAGGTGCTCTCGCTGGAATGCCATTGCAGCTTGCTGGAACTCGTAAGATTTTAGAGTTCATGGATTGGGGTGATTATGGAGCAAAAGGAACCTTCATCAATATTGGTTCTATAG GAGCTGCAGAGGTTGAGGAGCAAGATGACATGTTTATCTTGGTGGCTCCTCAAAATGCTGTTGGGAATTGTATTATTGAT GATCTAAGAGCCATGACCAATGCTGCTGAACACAGACCAGTTATACTAATCAATGCTAGGCTTAAG GATTTGCCTGGTTCTAGTGGTATTATGCAA ACAATTGGGAGGGACCAGAGACTCAAGTATGCAGCATCATTTGAAAGTTGCTACTTCTTTAGGCTTCTGTATTATGCAGGAACCCAGTATCCCATAATGGGAGCTATCAG GATGACTTATCCATACCAATATGATCTGTACAAGAGGGTAGATGAATCGCCTGGAAAggagaaatatgtaattttgtCTACCTTTCCAGAGAGGCCTACTACAGATGAAATTAATGATGCTTTTCAAGGAAAACCAAG CAAGGATCCTAGGAAAACCTCAGGGATTTG
- the LOC100818830 gene encoding adenylate kinase 5, chloroplastic isoform X2: protein MQQKMLNSTPTCFHRTTTLTPSPSLLSTPLPSCSSSSTHHHSYLHPRHSSFHTQPLRLSNLRYHTHLPSTPKTLKVNCSTSEPLKVMISGAPASGKGTQCELIVQKFGLVHISTGDLLRAEVAAGTEIGNKAKEFMNTGQLVPDEIVTAMVAARLAREDVRHKGWLLDGYPRSFGQAQSLEKMQIRPDVYIVLDVPDEILIDRCVGRRLDPVTGKIYHLKFFPPDTEEIKARLITRPDDTEEKVKSRLNIYKQNAEAASSSYSSITHKIDGSHSKEAVFKEIESLLSQLQQDKVKIIESGEKPIPDTKKGRTSLSQDKWRGIPTRLNNIPHSREIRKYFYDDVLQATQRAISDGKTRVKVDINIPELNPEMDVYRIGTLMELVRALALSFADDGKRVKVCVQGSMGEGALAGMPLQLAGTRKILEFMDWGDYGAKGTFINIGSIEVEEQDDMFILVAPQNAVGNCIIDDLRAMTNAAEHRPVILINARLKDLPGSSGIMQTIGRDQRLKYAASFESCYFFRLLYYAGTQYPIMGAIRMTYPYQYDLYKRVDESPGKEKYVILSTFPERPTTDEINDAFQGKPSKDPRKTSGIWGFLSGIL from the exons ATGCAACAAAAAATGTTGAACTCCACACCCACCTGCTTCCACCGCACCACCACTCTCACTCCCTCTCCTTCTCTTCTATCCACTCCTCTtccttcttgttcttcttcttccacccATCATCATTCATATCTACACCCCCGCCACTCCTCCTTCCACACTCAACCTCTTCGCTTAAGCAACCTCCGCTACCACACCCATTTGCCATCAACCCCCAAg ACACTCAAAGTGAACTGTTCCACCAGCGAGCCTCTGAAGGTCATGATATCAGGTGCACCTGCATCGGGCAAAGGCACGCAATGTGAATTGATTGTCCAAAAG TTTGGATTGGTGCATATATCAACAGGGGATTTGCTAAGAGCAGAGGTAGCGGCTGGGACTGAAATTGGAAATAAAGCAAAGGAGTTCATGAACACGGGTCAATTGGTTCCTGATGAAATTGTGACAGCG ATGGTGGCAGCACGATTGGCTCGTGAAGATGTTAGGCATAAAGGGTGGCTTCTTGATGGGTACCCTCGGAGTTTTGGCCAAGCCCAGAGTCTGGAGAAAATGCAGATACGGCCTGATGTGTATATCGTATTAGAT GTTCCTGATGAAATTCTGATCGACAGATGTGTTGGTAGAAGGCTAGACCCAGTGACAGGGAAGATATATCATCTAAAGTTTTTTCCACCGGATACAGAAGAAATTAAAGCAAGGCTGATAACTCGGCCTGATGACACTGAGGAGAAG GTCAAATCTCGCCTAAACATATACAAGCAAAATGCAGAAGCAGCATCTTCCTCTTACTCCAGCATAACACATAAG ATTGATGGAAGTCATTCAAAAGAAGCAGTTTTCAAAGAAATTGAATCTTTATTATCTCAATTGCAACAGGATAAAGTGAAAATAATTGAATCAGGAG AAAAACCAATTCCTGATACAAAGAAAGGACGGACATCTTTGAGCCAG GATAAGTGGAGAGGGATTCCTACTAGACTAAATAACATTCCACATTCTCGAGAAATCAGGAAATATTTCTATGATGATGTGCTACAAGCTACACAGAGGGCTATTAGTGATGGAAAAACTAGGGTGAAG GTTGACATCAACATTCCTGAACTGAACCCGGAAATG GATGTTTATCGAATAGGTACCTTGATGGAACTTGTTCGAGCTCTTGCCCTTTCTTTTGCTGATGATGGAAAACGGGTTAAG GTTTGTGTACAAGGGTCAATGGGAGAAGGTGCTCTCGCTGGAATGCCATTGCAGCTTGCTGGAACTCGTAAGATTTTAGAGTTCATGGATTGGGGTGATTATGGAGCAAAAGGAACCTTCATCAATATTGGTTCTATAG AGGTTGAGGAGCAAGATGACATGTTTATCTTGGTGGCTCCTCAAAATGCTGTTGGGAATTGTATTATTGAT GATCTAAGAGCCATGACCAATGCTGCTGAACACAGACCAGTTATACTAATCAATGCTAGGCTTAAG GATTTGCCTGGTTCTAGTGGTATTATGCAA ACAATTGGGAGGGACCAGAGACTCAAGTATGCAGCATCATTTGAAAGTTGCTACTTCTTTAGGCTTCTGTATTATGCAGGAACCCAGTATCCCATAATGGGAGCTATCAG GATGACTTATCCATACCAATATGATCTGTACAAGAGGGTAGATGAATCGCCTGGAAAggagaaatatgtaattttgtCTACCTTTCCAGAGAGGCCTACTACAGATGAAATTAATGATGCTTTTCAAGGAAAACCAAG CAAGGATCCTAGGAAAACCTCAGGGATTTG